A single genomic interval of Spirosoma taeanense harbors:
- a CDS encoding PQQ-dependent sugar dehydrogenase — MNRRIRSFLSPVGSSLLLLVLMGWHTRKEDKLLIFLKNSTSQQAASVAAGALLNLVNQNGINADTTSSSAYIAEDSLKNYRAVVFLQTSPDVLDAWQQNDVERFVQAGGGLGIINAGGFTAYQWPWYNDMLANDPSRPADNRSSLFWSKPYDGGRVFYASAGNMADAALAKQILDGVKQSLEGQALDYRGAHTARTPEENRFTATVLDSYMEEPIEMEVMDDGRVLFIERRGNIKLYDPAAKATKIINKLPVHLTGNYEDGLLGLELDPKFEKNHFVYLYYSPVGSKPVQNLSRFTFTGDSLQMASEKIVMQVPVQRETCCHSAGNVYFGPDGYLYLSTGDNTSSKESDGFSPLDERPGRGPFDSQKSSGNTHDLRGKILRIQVENDGSYTIPNGNLFPKDGSQGRPEIYVMGARNPYRIWVDKRGFLYWGDVGPDGGVANERGPKSQDEWNQARKPGNYGWPYFVGDNKPYADFDFATNKVGPLFDPARPVNESPNNNGSKVLPPAQKAMIWYPYDKSAEFPMLGTGSRSAMAGPFYYLDDYKKSDVRFPTYYDKKMFIYEWARNWIKVLTFNEAGDLRQIEPFMPTTFISKPIDMKFGRDGAMYVLAYGANYFARNPDSQLLRIEYSEGNRRPVAKITASKTVGAVPLTARLSANESFDYDRGDKLTYQWESGNGQKSSAVNPAFTYTKPGIYRPKLTVIDAEGQRATTEVEIKVGNETPQIDIALKGNRSFYFDKTPLVYTVSVRDKEDGSLNKGILPRQVKFAVDYLAEGKDLALLTSNSQSLGDVGARFVQGRNLVANSDCKACHAMNAKSIGPTWMEVSKRYSPAGESAVPMLATKVITGGNGNWGKNVMSAHPQHTEAETSEMVRYILSLAAEGSQRLPLSGTYTPTQPSGASEEGSYVISASYTDKGNPVTGPLTGRKLIILRNPKVQAEAYTLSANVDRKHQDGSNQSWVGDIKDGSYIGFPDIDLTGITSLEFNVAAMPSRGGRIEVRAGSPTGKLLGSVNVGTPTEAGTGGGTGRRGPQWQTVTAPITNTSAPGDLFLVFRNEQVNDKNLMILDWLQFKK; from the coding sequence ATGAACAGGCGAATACGTTCGTTTTTAAGTCCCGTCGGGAGCTCTCTTCTGTTGCTGGTCCTGATGGGCTGGCACACCCGTAAAGAAGACAAGCTGCTCATCTTCCTGAAGAACAGCACCAGCCAGCAGGCCGCCAGCGTAGCCGCCGGAGCACTGCTCAATCTGGTGAATCAGAATGGAATCAATGCCGATACGACCTCCAGCAGCGCTTATATCGCCGAGGACTCGCTGAAGAATTACCGCGCCGTTGTGTTCCTGCAAACCTCGCCGGACGTGCTGGATGCCTGGCAGCAGAACGACGTTGAGCGGTTTGTACAGGCGGGCGGGGGCCTGGGCATCATCAACGCCGGTGGTTTTACCGCCTACCAGTGGCCCTGGTACAACGATATGCTGGCCAATGACCCGAGCCGCCCGGCCGATAACAGGTCATCGCTGTTCTGGTCAAAACCCTACGACGGTGGACGCGTATTCTATGCATCGGCCGGTAACATGGCTGACGCGGCCCTGGCAAAACAGATTCTGGACGGTGTCAAACAGTCGCTCGAAGGGCAGGCGCTGGATTACCGGGGAGCCCACACCGCCCGGACGCCGGAAGAGAACCGCTTTACGGCTACGGTGCTGGATTCGTACATGGAGGAGCCGATCGAGATGGAGGTCATGGACGATGGGCGCGTGCTGTTCATTGAGCGCCGGGGGAATATCAAGCTCTATGACCCGGCCGCCAAGGCAACGAAGATTATTAACAAGCTGCCCGTTCACCTGACTGGCAACTACGAAGACGGCCTGCTGGGGCTAGAACTGGACCCCAAATTCGAGAAGAATCATTTTGTGTATCTGTACTACTCGCCCGTGGGCAGCAAGCCGGTGCAGAATCTGTCCCGGTTTACGTTTACGGGCGATAGCCTGCAGATGGCCTCCGAGAAAATAGTGATGCAGGTGCCCGTGCAGCGCGAAACCTGCTGTCACTCGGCCGGTAACGTTTACTTCGGGCCGGATGGTTACCTGTACCTGTCTACAGGCGACAACACCAGTTCCAAAGAATCGGACGGATTTTCGCCCCTCGACGAGCGTCCCGGCCGCGGACCGTTCGACTCGCAGAAATCGTCCGGGAATACCCACGATCTGCGCGGTAAAATCCTGCGGATTCAGGTTGAGAACGACGGGAGCTACACTATTCCCAATGGGAATCTGTTTCCGAAAGACGGTTCGCAGGGGCGTCCCGAAATTTACGTCATGGGTGCCCGCAATCCCTACCGGATCTGGGTTGATAAGCGCGGGTTTCTGTACTGGGGCGACGTAGGACCCGATGGCGGGGTGGCCAACGAACGGGGCCCTAAAAGCCAGGATGAGTGGAACCAGGCCCGCAAACCGGGGAACTATGGATGGCCGTATTTCGTGGGCGACAACAAGCCTTACGCTGATTTCGACTTCGCCACCAACAAGGTTGGACCTCTGTTCGACCCGGCCCGCCCGGTGAATGAGTCGCCGAATAACAATGGTTCGAAGGTGCTGCCGCCGGCGCAGAAAGCCATGATCTGGTACCCGTACGACAAATCGGCGGAGTTTCCGATGCTGGGCACCGGCTCCCGCAGCGCCATGGCCGGACCGTTTTATTACCTCGATGATTACAAAAAATCAGATGTTCGCTTTCCGACATACTATGACAAGAAAATGTTCATCTACGAATGGGCGCGGAACTGGATCAAGGTCCTGACCTTTAACGAGGCCGGGGATTTGCGGCAGATTGAACCGTTCATGCCCACGACCTTCATTTCCAAACCGATCGACATGAAGTTTGGGCGCGACGGGGCCATGTATGTGCTGGCCTATGGTGCAAACTACTTCGCCCGCAACCCGGATTCGCAGCTCCTGCGCATCGAGTATTCGGAAGGCAACCGTCGGCCGGTGGCGAAAATTACCGCGTCTAAAACCGTAGGTGCAGTACCGCTGACTGCCAGACTCTCGGCGAATGAATCGTTCGATTACGACCGGGGCGATAAACTTACTTACCAGTGGGAGTCCGGTAACGGGCAGAAGTCGAGCGCCGTGAATCCAGCCTTTACGTATACGAAACCCGGTATTTACCGACCCAAGCTGACGGTCATCGACGCCGAAGGCCAACGCGCCACCACTGAGGTCGAAATCAAAGTGGGCAATGAGACGCCCCAGATAGACATTGCGCTGAAAGGCAACCGCTCATTTTACTTCGACAAAACTCCGCTGGTTTATACCGTGAGTGTGCGCGACAAAGAGGACGGCAGCCTGAACAAAGGCATATTGCCCCGGCAGGTCAAATTCGCCGTGGACTACCTCGCCGAAGGCAAAGACCTGGCTTTGCTCACGTCCAATAGCCAGAGCCTCGGCGACGTAGGAGCCAGGTTCGTGCAGGGAAGAAATCTGGTGGCCAATAGCGATTGCAAAGCCTGCCATGCCATGAATGCAAAGTCAATCGGACCAACCTGGATGGAGGTATCGAAACGCTACAGCCCGGCGGGTGAGAGCGCCGTGCCGATGCTGGCGACGAAAGTTATTACGGGCGGTAACGGCAACTGGGGCAAGAATGTGATGTCGGCGCACCCGCAGCACACGGAAGCCGAAACGAGCGAGATGGTTCGGTATATTCTTTCGCTGGCGGCCGAAGGTTCGCAGCGCCTGCCCCTGTCCGGCACGTACACACCAACTCAGCCATCGGGTGCCAGCGAAGAAGGCAGTTACGTCATTTCAGCCAGCTATACCGACAAAGGGAATCCGGTTACGGGGCCGCTGACGGGCCGTAAGCTGATCATTCTGCGTAACCCAAAAGTGCAGGCAGAAGCCTATACGCTGTCGGCCAATGTTGATCGCAAGCATCAGGACGGCAGCAACCAGTCGTGGGTGGGTGACATCAAAGATGGCTCCTATATCGGCTTCCCCGACATTGACCTGACGGGCATTACCAGCCTGGAGTTTAACGTAGCGGCCATGCCGTCGCGGGGTGGCCGGATCGAGGTTCGCGCGGGTTCGCCCACCGGAAAACTCCTGGGCAGTGTCAACGTAGGAACGCCCACTGAAGCAGGTACCGGTGGCGGTACTGGTCGGCGGGGGCCGCAGTGGCAGACCGTTACGGCGCCCATTACCAATACGAGTGCGCCCGGCGACCTGTTTCTGGTTTTTCGGAACGAGCAGGTAAACGACAAAAACCTGATGATTCTGGACTGGCTGCAGTTTAAAAAGTAG
- a CDS encoding sugar phosphate isomerase/epimerase family protein, protein MKTRREFLKASGCLAAGAILAPNLAKAAKVKNVGIQLYTVRKEMLDDAVGTLKQLAKIGYKELESARSAKGNFYGLQPKEIKTIANDLGMTVRSGHVHIDKDWQKSIDMAVEAGQSYLVCSSLPSEGQTVANYQRCADTFNKAAEQCQKANLVFAYHNHEYEFDKADGKVLYDILLERTDPNLVKMEMDLGWAIITGNDPLAYFKKYPGRFPLWHLKDMDKAKKESTEFGKGDINVKQMLQNMEKSGVKYFFVEQEEYPKTAIESAKYDFDYMARLDY, encoded by the coding sequence ATGAAAACAAGACGTGAATTTTTAAAGGCATCGGGCTGTCTGGCAGCCGGTGCGATCCTGGCACCTAATCTGGCAAAAGCCGCTAAAGTGAAAAACGTAGGTATACAGCTTTATACGGTGCGTAAGGAAATGCTCGACGATGCTGTCGGCACGTTGAAGCAACTGGCGAAAATTGGCTATAAAGAGCTGGAATCGGCCCGCAGCGCTAAGGGTAATTTTTACGGCCTGCAGCCCAAAGAGATCAAAACGATCGCCAATGATCTGGGCATGACGGTACGCAGCGGTCACGTCCACATTGACAAGGACTGGCAAAAGTCAATTGACATGGCGGTTGAGGCCGGACAGTCCTATCTGGTCTGCTCCTCGCTGCCTTCGGAGGGGCAAACCGTTGCCAACTACCAGCGCTGCGCCGATACGTTCAACAAAGCGGCTGAGCAGTGTCAGAAAGCCAACCTGGTCTTTGCCTATCATAATCATGAGTACGAATTCGACAAAGCCGACGGCAAGGTACTCTACGACATCCTGCTGGAACGGACCGACCCCAATCTGGTGAAAATGGAAATGGACCTGGGCTGGGCCATCATCACGGGCAACGACCCGCTGGCTTATTTCAAAAAATACCCCGGCCGGTTTCCGCTCTGGCACCTGAAGGACATGGACAAGGCCAAAAAGGAAAGCACTGAATTTGGCAAGGGAGACATCAATGTAAAGCAGATGCTGCAGAACATGGAGAAGTCGGGCGTAAAATACTTCTTCGTGGAGCAGGAGGAATACCCTAAAACCGCCATAGAAAGCGCTAAGTATGACTTCGATTACATGGCCAGACTCGACTATTAA
- a CDS encoding TolB family protein → MYKRIQQAGFLLGLLATASQLALAQSTPVGVFDGQADIGRVLHPGTATYTPKTQDYQLSGSGTNIWGTEDEFHFLWKRIKGDFIVYTRGQLIGKGIDPHRKIGWMARASLEANAPQVSAAVHGDGLTSLQFRRTAGGNTEENQSTINGADIIQLERRGNTYTLRVAKFGEPFQVREVTDVNLGDEVYVGLFVSAHNKDAVEKGVFQDARITVPAKLNAPSGRMDLGSRLELMDIASGRREVIFTAPNSIQAPNWTPNGKTLIYNSEGLIYTLDLASRQPKVLNTGDVKNNNNDHVLSFDGKTLGLSSGVRELGGSIIYTVPVTGGTPRQITPKGPSYLHGWSPDGKDLVFCGSRDNEYDVYKVPAAGGPEIRLTDAKGLDDGPEYSPDGKHVYFNSNRTGTMQIWRMKPDGSGQEAVTDGEFHDWFAHISPDGKWIVFLSFLKEEVAPGDHPPYKHVYLRLMPATGGKPKVIAYLYGGQGSINTPSWSPDSKRIAFVSNTDVSTISPVEISKK, encoded by the coding sequence ATGTATAAACGAATACAACAGGCAGGCTTTCTGCTGGGTTTGCTGGCAACCGCGAGTCAGCTCGCTCTGGCTCAATCAACACCAGTCGGTGTTTTCGACGGACAGGCCGATATTGGCAGGGTGCTGCACCCTGGCACAGCGACTTATACCCCCAAAACGCAGGATTACCAGCTCAGCGGTTCCGGCACGAACATCTGGGGAACCGAGGACGAGTTCCACTTTTTGTGGAAGCGCATCAAGGGCGATTTCATTGTCTATACCCGCGGCCAGCTAATCGGGAAAGGCATCGACCCCCACCGTAAAATCGGCTGGATGGCCCGCGCCAGCCTGGAAGCGAACGCTCCGCAGGTTAGCGCGGCCGTGCATGGCGACGGCCTGACCTCGCTGCAATTCCGCCGGACAGCCGGGGGGAACACCGAAGAAAACCAGTCGACAATCAACGGAGCCGACATTATTCAGCTCGAACGGCGGGGCAATACCTATACGCTGCGGGTCGCTAAGTTCGGCGAGCCGTTTCAGGTTCGTGAGGTAACCGACGTGAATCTGGGCGACGAAGTCTACGTGGGGCTGTTCGTTAGTGCGCATAACAAAGACGCCGTTGAGAAAGGCGTCTTTCAGGATGCGCGGATTACCGTACCGGCAAAGCTGAACGCTCCGTCCGGTAGGATGGATCTGGGGAGTCGGCTGGAACTGATGGATATCGCCAGCGGCAGGCGCGAGGTCATCTTCACGGCACCGAACTCTATTCAGGCACCTAACTGGACGCCCAACGGGAAAACGCTCATCTACAATAGCGAGGGACTGATCTATACCCTTGATCTGGCCAGCCGCCAGCCGAAAGTGCTCAACACGGGCGATGTAAAGAACAACAACAACGACCACGTTCTGTCCTTCGACGGTAAGACGCTGGGCCTCAGCAGCGGGGTGCGCGAACTGGGCGGCTCAATTATCTATACCGTTCCCGTTACGGGCGGCACGCCCAGACAGATTACCCCCAAAGGACCGTCGTATCTGCACGGCTGGTCGCCCGACGGGAAAGACCTGGTATTCTGCGGATCGCGCGACAATGAGTATGACGTTTATAAAGTTCCGGCTGCGGGCGGCCCCGAAATCCGGCTGACCGATGCCAAAGGACTCGACGACGGCCCGGAGTATTCGCCGGATGGCAAACACGTTTATTTCAATTCGAACCGGACGGGCACCATGCAGATCTGGCGGATGAAGCCCGATGGCTCCGGGCAGGAAGCCGTAACGGATGGCGAGTTTCACGACTGGTTCGCGCACATCTCGCCCGACGGCAAGTGGATTGTGTTCCTGTCGTTCCTGAAAGAAGAGGTGGCCCCCGGCGATCATCCACCCTACAAGCACGTGTACCTGCGGCTCATGCCCGCAACGGGCGGGAAACCCAAGGTGATTGCCTATCTCTACGGTGGTCAGGGGTCGATCAACACCCCCTCGTGGTCGCCCGACAGCAAGCGCATTGCCTTTGTCAGTAATACCGACGTAAGCACCATCAGCCCGGTCGAAATCTCAAAGAAATAA
- a CDS encoding glycoside hydrolase family 32 protein: MYKLIITLAALVAMGQSSFGQSNPASPKLDQHRPQFHFSPKAHWMNDPNGMVYFKGTYHLFFQYHPNGTTWGPMHWGHTTSKDMVHWQEQPIALYPDSLGTIFSGSAVVDVNNTSGFGKNGQTPLVAIFTHHNAQLEKTKQSNKYQYQSIAYSLDEGKTWTKYAGNPVLPNPGITDFRDPKVRWYEPQKKWIMTLATKDRITFFSSPNLKNWTKESEFGKEVGAHGGVWECPDLFPLEHNGKKAWVLLVSINPGGPNGGSATQYFVGDFDGKSFTPFSTKTKWMDYGTDNYAGVTFANTGDRTILMGWMSNWQYAEAVPTDPWRSANTVPRELGLKEVNRELYLTSTPVKELDALNDKTTSLNNVAVKGEYDLTAKTGSKSELFKLTLAAPANDFAIVLANEQGNELVIGYDKAANEYYIDRSKAGKTDFKKEFGKRHTAPRLATDNKISLTLLVDVASVELFADNGLTVMTDIFFPEKDMTRLAIKSASGISVSSLKYTTLTPAVNDGL, encoded by the coding sequence ATGTATAAACTCATCATAACCCTTGCCGCCCTGGTCGCTATGGGGCAGAGTTCGTTTGGTCAATCGAACCCGGCGAGCCCCAAGTTGGACCAGCACCGGCCCCAGTTTCATTTTTCACCGAAGGCGCACTGGATGAACGACCCCAATGGCATGGTGTATTTTAAGGGGACGTACCACCTGTTTTTTCAGTATCACCCCAATGGCACGACCTGGGGACCGATGCACTGGGGACATACAACCAGCAAGGACATGGTGCACTGGCAGGAGCAGCCCATTGCGCTGTATCCGGATAGCCTGGGAACAATTTTCTCGGGCAGTGCCGTCGTTGACGTAAACAATACCAGCGGCTTCGGCAAAAACGGACAGACGCCGTTGGTGGCCATTTTTACGCACCATAACGCGCAACTGGAAAAAACGAAACAGTCGAATAAGTACCAGTACCAGAGCATTGCTTACAGCCTCGACGAAGGTAAAACCTGGACCAAATACGCGGGTAACCCGGTGCTGCCTAACCCTGGCATTACCGATTTTCGGGACCCGAAGGTGCGGTGGTATGAACCCCAGAAAAAATGGATCATGACCCTGGCGACCAAAGACCGTATTACGTTTTTCTCGTCGCCCAATCTGAAAAACTGGACGAAAGAAAGCGAGTTCGGCAAAGAGGTTGGCGCACACGGGGGCGTCTGGGAATGTCCGGACCTGTTTCCGCTGGAACATAACGGCAAAAAAGCCTGGGTGCTGCTGGTCAGCATCAACCCTGGCGGACCCAATGGCGGTTCGGCTACCCAGTATTTCGTGGGCGATTTCGACGGGAAAAGTTTTACCCCCTTTTCTACGAAAACGAAATGGATGGATTACGGCACCGACAATTATGCCGGCGTAACCTTCGCCAACACCGGCGACCGGACGATTCTGATGGGCTGGATGAGCAACTGGCAATACGCAGAAGCTGTACCTACCGACCCCTGGCGCAGCGCCAACACCGTACCGCGCGAGCTTGGGTTGAAAGAAGTAAACAGGGAACTTTATCTGACTTCCACCCCTGTAAAGGAACTGGACGCTCTGAACGACAAAACGACCTCGCTCAACAACGTAGCCGTGAAAGGCGAATACGACCTGACGGCTAAAACCGGCAGCAAGAGCGAGCTGTTCAAACTTACGCTGGCGGCTCCGGCGAATGACTTCGCCATCGTGCTCGCCAATGAACAGGGCAACGAACTGGTTATCGGCTACGACAAAGCCGCTAACGAGTATTACATTGACCGGAGTAAAGCGGGCAAAACCGATTTCAAGAAAGAGTTTGGCAAACGCCATACCGCGCCCCGACTAGCGACAGACAACAAGATTTCGCTGACGCTGCTGGTCGACGTAGCCTCGGTCGAGTTGTTTGCCGACAATGGCCTGACGGTCATGACCGACATCTTTTTTCCGGAAAAGGATATGACCCGGCTGGCAATCAAATCGGCTTCGGGCATTTCTGTATCCAGCCTGAAGTACACGACGCTGACCCCGGCCGTGAATGATGGTTTATAG
- a CDS encoding RagB/SusD family nutrient uptake outer membrane protein codes for MKNKVLVSCFLLVGGSLFSSCREFLDYQPQGTLSSDNIKSAGNADALVTAAYAAVGNGEMIGPVASMWVYGSVRSDDAYKGGGGVADLEDINFYEQHNLTQPQQGGGFYHPYTWENYYKAISRANVAIRSIGGLSETEFPLKKTRLAELRFLRGHAHFMLKMLFKYIPYVDETLSNDQILATSNRQYTNDQLWDKIGEDFQYAVDNLPVSQTQVGRANKLSAAAYLAKLRLYQAYEQDDNNKVTNINKSKLQEVVKLTEMVISSGKYNLQPDFAENFLPEYDNGVESVFAVQYSINDGTTLGRLNFEDGLNYPHGAPQYGCCGFHQPSQNLANAFGTDANGLPKFDTFNDGTIDFKTATVDPRVDHTIGIDGHPYKYNPALPFSNSWVRDPGVYGFFQSMKSQQLATSSSYKKQGPFMGVSKNIDIIRYADVLLFQAEAYIELGQPAMALPLINKIRARAAASTGRTKKADGTDPSKYLIKPYEAANWTQAYARRALQWERRLEFATESPRFFDLVRWGIAEPTLNAYLAKEKTRRSYLSGAKFTAGRDEYLPIPQREINFTKGLYKQNPGF; via the coding sequence ATGAAAAATAAAGTTCTGGTTTCATGTTTCCTGCTGGTGGGTGGCAGTTTATTTTCGTCCTGCAGGGAGTTTCTGGACTACCAGCCACAGGGAACCCTGTCGTCCGATAACATCAAGAGTGCCGGTAACGCCGATGCGCTGGTTACGGCGGCCTATGCGGCTGTCGGCAACGGCGAGATGATCGGCCCCGTGGCCAGCATGTGGGTGTACGGCAGCGTTCGCTCCGACGATGCCTACAAGGGCGGGGGGGGCGTTGCCGACCTGGAAGATATCAACTTCTACGAGCAGCACAACCTGACGCAGCCTCAGCAGGGTGGCGGCTTTTATCACCCCTATACCTGGGAGAATTATTACAAAGCCATCTCGCGGGCCAACGTCGCCATCCGCTCGATCGGCGGTTTGTCGGAGACCGAGTTTCCGCTGAAGAAGACCCGGCTGGCCGAGCTGCGCTTCCTGCGTGGGCACGCCCACTTCATGCTGAAAATGCTGTTCAAGTATATTCCTTACGTTGACGAGACGCTGTCGAACGATCAGATTCTGGCGACCTCGAACCGGCAGTACACCAACGACCAGCTCTGGGATAAGATCGGCGAGGATTTTCAGTATGCTGTTGATAACCTGCCCGTTTCGCAGACGCAGGTAGGACGGGCCAACAAGCTGTCGGCAGCGGCCTATCTAGCGAAGCTGCGGCTGTATCAGGCCTATGAACAGGACGACAATAACAAGGTCACGAATATCAACAAGTCCAAGCTGCAGGAAGTCGTCAAGCTGACCGAGATGGTAATCAGCTCGGGCAAGTATAACCTGCAGCCCGATTTTGCCGAGAATTTTCTGCCCGAGTACGACAACGGGGTTGAATCGGTTTTCGCCGTTCAGTACTCGATTAACGACGGCACGACCCTGGGGCGGCTCAACTTTGAGGACGGTCTGAACTATCCCCACGGCGCTCCGCAGTACGGTTGCTGCGGTTTCCACCAGCCCAGCCAGAACCTGGCCAATGCCTTCGGTACGGATGCCAACGGACTGCCCAAATTTGATACGTTCAACGACGGCACCATCGACTTCAAAACCGCCACCGTCGACCCGCGGGTGGATCACACCATCGGTATCGACGGACACCCGTACAAGTACAATCCGGCCCTGCCGTTCAGCAACAGCTGGGTGCGCGATCCGGGGGTGTATGGTTTCTTCCAGTCGATGAAATCGCAGCAGCTCGCGACCAGCTCGTCCTACAAAAAGCAGGGGCCGTTCATGGGCGTGTCGAAGAACATCGATATTATCCGCTATGCCGATGTGCTGCTCTTCCAGGCCGAAGCCTATATTGAGTTAGGCCAGCCGGCAATGGCGCTGCCGCTCATCAACAAGATTCGGGCGCGGGCAGCCGCCAGCACCGGCCGCACGAAAAAAGCCGACGGCACGGACCCATCTAAATACCTGATCAAACCCTATGAAGCCGCCAACTGGACGCAGGCCTATGCCCGCCGGGCGTTGCAGTGGGAGCGTCGCCTGGAATTCGCCACCGAGAGTCCGCGTTTCTTCGATCTCGTTCGCTGGGGTATTGCCGAACCTACGCTGAACGCGTACCTGGCCAAAGAAAAAACCAGACGGTCATACCTGAGCGGGGCTAAGTTCACGGCGGGCCGGGATGAGTACCTGCCCATTCCGCAGCGCGAGATCAATTTTACGAAGGGACTTTACAAGCAGAACCCCGGCTTCTAA